A genomic stretch from Shewanella woodyi ATCC 51908 includes:
- a CDS encoding ABC transporter substrate-binding protein, with product MLKATRFSGRHYLTRWTSVAHRLFNPSSLLFFSLFLSTFIATGVWAQASEVESSQEEILLGMSTALSGPAEQLGKNMLLGVNMQFAKENSQGGINGRQLRLIAMDDGYEPNRTAPNMRTLIEQDKVLAVIGNVGTPTAISAIPIANEKQTLLFAPFTGAGVLRKTPPDRYIINYRASYAEETSTMVDALIKHAGLKPEEIAFFTQRDGYGDAGYIGGITALLKNGLKSKSQVVHGRYERNTLSVDNALADIILAEVTPKAIIMVGAYAPCARFIKLARESGVNALFLNVSFVGSAPLAKQLGESVKGVVVTQVVPHPENLSLPVVKEYQDALTAFAPDALPSFGSLEGYIAAKIMTKALKTISGKPTRESLIDALEALGKFDAGVGNSLYFDANSHQASHMVWPTRLEKGKFVSFEWSDIASFIEQ from the coding sequence ATGCTAAAAGCGACCCGTTTTTCAGGTAGACATTATTTGACGAGATGGACCTCTGTAGCCCATAGGTTATTTAATCCGTCCTCTCTCCTATTTTTCTCTCTATTTTTAAGCACTTTTATTGCCACTGGAGTGTGGGCTCAGGCCTCTGAGGTTGAGTCGAGCCAAGAGGAGATCTTGCTTGGGATGTCCACCGCACTGAGCGGGCCCGCTGAGCAGCTAGGTAAAAATATGTTGTTAGGCGTGAATATGCAGTTTGCAAAGGAGAATAGCCAAGGTGGGATTAACGGACGTCAGCTACGTTTAATTGCAATGGACGATGGTTATGAGCCTAACCGAACCGCGCCAAATATGAGGACCTTGATTGAGCAAGATAAAGTGCTTGCTGTGATCGGTAATGTTGGGACACCCACTGCAATTTCAGCTATCCCCATCGCCAATGAAAAGCAGACTTTACTGTTTGCTCCATTTACAGGCGCTGGTGTATTACGTAAGACACCACCTGATCGCTACATTATAAATTATCGAGCAAGCTATGCAGAAGAGACATCGACTATGGTTGATGCTTTGATTAAACATGCGGGCCTTAAACCTGAAGAGATAGCTTTTTTTACCCAAAGAGATGGCTATGGTGATGCTGGATATATCGGCGGTATCACTGCTTTACTAAAAAATGGTTTGAAGTCTAAGTCTCAGGTTGTTCATGGCCGATATGAGCGAAACACCCTCTCGGTAGATAATGCACTTGCCGATATCATCTTGGCAGAGGTTACCCCAAAAGCGATTATTATGGTTGGTGCATATGCCCCTTGTGCCCGTTTTATTAAACTTGCCAGAGAGTCTGGGGTGAATGCGTTATTTCTGAATGTGTCCTTTGTGGGAAGTGCACCTTTGGCGAAGCAATTAGGGGAGAGTGTAAAAGGGGTGGTTGTGACTCAGGTTGTGCCGCATCCTGAAAACCTTTCATTGCCCGTTGTTAAAGAGTACCAGGATGCATTAACAGCCTTTGCCCCAGATGCGCTACCTTCATTTGGTAGCTTAGAGGGGTATATTGCAGCCAAGATCATGACAAAAGCATTAAAAACGATAAGCGGTAAACCAACGAGAGAGTCGCTTATTGATGCACTGGAGGCCCTAGGTAAGTTTGATGCTGGTGTGGGGAATTCGCTCTACTTTGACGCGAATAGTCACCAAGCAAGCCATATGGTTTGGCCCACCCGTTTAGAGAAAGGCAAGTTTGTCTCTTTTGAATGGTCTGATATCGCCTCTTTTATTGAGCAGTAA
- a CDS encoding sensor histidine kinase yields MTESSIEAKRVGKMLWAIIGLTVVITIGVNLSMGWGITNQRDQLAELANETIRFAEDESTVRFELGRGRLELIKLLNLDETVDEDAGTASIVNLQRSIESLTTPQILSSSEHESEQQLSRWEVLKRKGQEFSRLLVTVQLWRSRNESLNQNIRDKISLDKVRNRLQDLHGLINDSAGRERIRSSLQIRQYQKAKASAADKLAREIVATYLEKLRGGRDNLQIEIASIQQLVEVLDGVDQYDLLADIKDNKLKPVLVRLQRDMEAVFSNSDINGELELEALRVSLFGDNYNIDEKHQTIHVSQGGFYTLRRDFLSMLIEKDLFKEELEALVLDIEQELGRFVLLEQNRQKVMDQRSTDELTATWIWVLALSFIGGVIFLFLIRKVFSAIEKQVAALDLLRERAEKSRMSAETALNKLDLAQETLVQSEKMAALGTLVAGVAHEVNTPIGICVTATSTLVEETEKLQDDYNNERLEHEGIERFFEMSKMAEALISSNLSRARDLIKSFKQVAVGQHVDDRATFELLSFIEESMLSIKHELKMGKHKLNISGTGSTYVHVTPNHIWQVASNLVLNAVRHAFKDRTEGTINIEVGEMADSVFFSVEDDGHGMDEETMKKCFDPFYTTAKLTGGSGLGLSIVHSLITEGLGGSIDVEYKNREKGVKFIVSFPSGLDDEQVASVKEQDGVKPAQGLTELIEPLEE; encoded by the coding sequence ATGACTGAATCATCCATTGAAGCAAAACGTGTAGGAAAGATGCTGTGGGCCATCATCGGCCTGACGGTCGTGATCACTATCGGGGTTAATCTCTCCATGGGCTGGGGGATCACCAATCAGCGAGATCAGTTAGCTGAGTTGGCAAATGAAACGATTAGATTTGCAGAGGATGAGTCAACGGTCCGTTTTGAGCTGGGAAGAGGAAGACTTGAGTTAATTAAGTTACTTAATCTTGATGAAACCGTGGATGAGGATGCGGGTACAGCCTCAATAGTAAACCTTCAGCGTAGTATAGAATCTCTTACGACTCCTCAAATTTTATCTTCATCCGAACATGAAAGTGAGCAGCAACTGTCTCGCTGGGAAGTGTTAAAGAGAAAGGGGCAGGAGTTCAGCCGTTTATTGGTGACAGTTCAGTTGTGGCGAAGTCGTAATGAGTCATTAAACCAGAATATAAGAGATAAAATATCATTAGATAAAGTGCGTAATCGTTTGCAGGATCTTCATGGCTTAATTAACGACTCCGCTGGGCGTGAGAGGATACGTTCTTCACTTCAAATTAGACAATATCAGAAAGCTAAAGCTAGTGCCGCTGATAAGCTTGCCCGTGAGATTGTTGCGACATATTTGGAAAAACTACGTGGAGGCCGAGATAACCTTCAAATTGAGATTGCCAGCATTCAGCAGCTAGTTGAAGTGTTAGATGGCGTTGATCAATATGACCTTTTAGCGGATATCAAGGACAACAAGTTAAAACCAGTGCTTGTACGTCTTCAGCGAGATATGGAGGCGGTATTTTCTAATAGCGATATCAATGGTGAGCTAGAACTGGAAGCGTTAAGAGTCTCCTTGTTTGGTGATAACTATAATATCGATGAGAAGCACCAGACCATCCATGTTAGCCAAGGTGGGTTTTACACTCTGCGCCGCGACTTTCTATCCATGCTGATTGAAAAGGACCTGTTTAAGGAGGAGTTGGAGGCGTTAGTGCTTGATATTGAACAGGAGCTAGGTCGTTTCGTACTTCTTGAGCAGAATAGACAAAAAGTGATGGATCAGCGCTCTACTGATGAGTTAACGGCAACCTGGATCTGGGTATTAGCGTTAAGTTTTATAGGAGGAGTTATTTTTCTGTTTCTTATTCGCAAAGTATTTAGTGCAATTGAGAAGCAGGTTGCTGCTCTTGACCTGTTGAGGGAAAGGGCTGAGAAATCAAGAATGTCTGCAGAAACAGCATTAAATAAACTGGATTTAGCTCAAGAAACTTTAGTTCAATCGGAAAAAATGGCTGCGTTAGGTACTTTAGTTGCTGGTGTTGCCCATGAGGTGAATACGCCCATAGGCATCTGCGTTACGGCCACTTCTACTCTCGTCGAGGAGACTGAAAAGCTTCAGGACGATTATAATAATGAGCGTCTAGAGCATGAGGGGATAGAGAGGTTCTTTGAAATGAGTAAGATGGCTGAAGCATTAATCTCAAGTAACCTCTCCAGAGCTAGGGATTTGATTAAAAGTTTTAAGCAGGTGGCAGTGGGCCAACATGTTGATGATAGAGCAACATTCGAGTTGCTTTCGTTTATTGAAGAGTCAATGTTGAGTATTAAACATGAGCTTAAAATGGGGAAACATAAGCTCAATATTAGTGGTACGGGATCGACCTATGTTCACGTGACACCAAATCATATATGGCAGGTTGCGAGTAACCTGGTACTCAATGCCGTGAGGCATGCTTTCAAAGATAGGACCGAAGGCACTATTAACATTGAAGTTGGCGAGATGGCTGACAGTGTTTTTTTCTCAGTTGAAGATGACGGCCACGGTATGGATGAGGAGACAATGAAAAAGTGTTTCGATCCTTTTTACACCACGGCCAAGCTAACTGGGGGGAGCGGCCTTGGTTTATCAATTGTGCACAGCTTGATCACCGAGGGCTTAGGGGGAAGCATAGATGTGGAGTATAAAAATAGAGAAAAAGGCGTGAAGTTTATTGTGAGCTTCCCAAGTGGTTTAGATGATGAGCAAGTCGCTTCAGTAAAGGAGCAGGACGGGGTAAAGCCTGCACAGGGACTCACTGAGCTCATTGAGCCATTAGAGGAGTAA
- the rpiA gene encoding ribose-5-phosphate isomerase RpiA, which translates to MTQDEMKKAAGWAALEYVEKDSIVGVGTGSTVNHFIDALATMKAEIEGAVSSSEASTQKMKDLGIPVFDLNSVDELSVYVDGADEINAHMDMIKGGGAALTREKIVAAVADKFICIVDNTKQVDVLGEFPLPVEVIPMARSYVARQLVKLGGDPVYREGVITDNGNIILDVYNMKIVNPKELEQQINKIVGVVTNGLFANRGADVLLVGSPDGVKTLK; encoded by the coding sequence ATGACACAAGATGAGATGAAAAAAGCCGCCGGTTGGGCAGCACTAGAATACGTTGAAAAAGACAGTATCGTAGGTGTGGGCACCGGCTCTACTGTTAATCACTTTATCGATGCCTTAGCCACAATGAAGGCTGAAATTGAGGGAGCAGTATCCAGCTCTGAAGCCTCAACCCAGAAGATGAAAGACCTTGGGATACCTGTATTTGATCTTAACTCTGTGGATGAGCTTTCTGTCTATGTTGATGGCGCCGATGAGATCAACGCTCATATGGATATGATAAAAGGTGGCGGAGCCGCTTTAACTCGTGAAAAGATCGTCGCTGCAGTCGCCGATAAGTTTATCTGTATTGTCGATAACACTAAGCAGGTTGATGTTTTAGGTGAATTCCCACTACCCGTTGAAGTTATCCCTATGGCTCGCTCATATGTCGCTCGCCAACTAGTTAAACTCGGTGGTGATCCCGTTTATCGTGAAGGCGTTATCACAGATAATGGCAACATTATTCTGGATGTCTACAACATGAAGATAGTCAATCCAAAAGAGCTTGAGCAGCAGATCAATAAGATAGTTGGTGTTGTAACTAACGGTCTATTTGCAAATCGCGGCGCTGATGTGCTGTTAGTGGGCTCGCCAGATGGTGTTAAAACATTAAAGTAG
- a CDS encoding DUF808 domain-containing protein, with amino-acid sequence MAGASLLTLLDDIAAILDDVALMSKVAAKKTAGVLGDDLALNAQQVSGVSADRELPVVWAVAIGSLKNKCILVPAALLISAFIPQAITPLLMFGGLFLCFEGFEKLYHSYTHHRVKHSEGEEGAVRLVDDLAAYEKEKIKGAIRTDFVLSAEIIAITLGVVAEASFSTQVVTLSAIALMMTIGVYGLVAGIVKLDDLGLYLNRREGPGLFTRFGRWFGGGLVNAAPYLMKGLTVVGTVAMFMVGGGILTHGLHVVSEHITHVATLVGELSVVGPTLSFITPSLLNTLFGIVAGALALALISMVQKIRGNTN; translated from the coding sequence ATGGCTGGAGCTAGCCTACTGACATTGCTAGATGATATTGCGGCTATTTTGGATGATGTTGCTTTAATGAGTAAGGTGGCAGCGAAAAAAACGGCTGGTGTATTAGGTGATGATTTAGCACTTAATGCGCAGCAGGTCTCAGGCGTTAGTGCCGATAGAGAGCTGCCTGTGGTTTGGGCTGTTGCTATAGGTTCATTGAAAAATAAATGTATTTTAGTCCCTGCCGCACTACTTATCAGTGCTTTTATTCCCCAAGCCATCACCCCTTTACTGATGTTTGGCGGCTTGTTTCTCTGTTTTGAAGGGTTTGAGAAGCTCTACCATAGTTATACTCATCATCGAGTAAAGCACAGTGAAGGTGAGGAGGGCGCGGTTAGGTTAGTGGATGATCTGGCCGCTTATGAAAAGGAGAAGATCAAAGGGGCTATCCGAACTGACTTTGTGCTTTCTGCCGAGATTATTGCTATCACTTTAGGCGTGGTTGCTGAGGCGAGTTTTTCAACTCAAGTTGTTACCCTATCTGCGATTGCTTTAATGATGACCATAGGGGTTTATGGTTTAGTGGCGGGAATTGTGAAACTTGATGATCTGGGCCTCTATTTAAATAGGCGAGAAGGCCCAGGACTCTTTACCCGCTTTGGACGTTGGTTTGGTGGTGGACTGGTCAACGCCGCGCCTTATTTGATGAAGGGGCTGACCGTCGTTGGAACTGTAGCCATGTTTATGGTGGGTGGTGGAATACTTACCCATGGACTGCATGTGGTGAGTGAGCATATAACCCATGTGGCAACACTGGTTGGCGAGCTGTCTGTGGTGGGGCCTACACTGTCATTTATCACCCCAAGTCTACTTAACACCCTGTTTGGCATTGTTGCTGGTGCACTAGCTTTGGCGTTAATCTCAATGGTTCAGAAGATTAGAGGTAATACCAATTAG
- a CDS encoding peptidylprolyl isomerase translates to MKKLILSLVFGSTLVACGGGSDSGDTSVPPSPEPAPELAADVCYLMDTSMGEVKLAIDLTNTPVTGNNFKQYVDEGFYDGVIFHRVITQFMAQTGGFTPGLIYKEGRDPITNESDVGISNARGTLAMARTSAPNSATSQFFINAVDNTFLDKEHAQDGVGYAVFGKVIEGLEDVIDQIDIVKTGVAKDPDGNSFSDVPVEDIVINSISETACPTR, encoded by the coding sequence ATGAAGAAGTTAATATTGAGTTTGGTCTTTGGTTCTACCTTAGTGGCGTGCGGTGGTGGAAGTGATTCAGGAGACACTAGCGTGCCACCGAGTCCTGAGCCTGCTCCGGAGTTGGCCGCTGACGTATGTTATCTGATGGATACCAGTATGGGAGAGGTGAAGTTGGCCATCGATCTGACCAATACCCCTGTGACTGGCAATAACTTTAAGCAGTATGTGGACGAAGGCTTCTATGATGGTGTCATCTTTCATCGAGTGATAACTCAATTTATGGCGCAGACTGGGGGTTTTACACCTGGACTCATCTATAAAGAGGGGCGAGATCCCATTACTAACGAATCCGATGTTGGCATAAGCAATGCTCGCGGAACCTTAGCCATGGCACGTACCAGCGCACCTAACTCTGCGACATCACAGTTCTTTATCAACGCTGTCGATAATACATTTTTAGATAAGGAGCATGCGCAAGATGGGGTGGGCTACGCAGTTTTTGGTAAAGTTATTGAAGGTTTAGAGGATGTGATCGATCAGATAGATATCGTTAAAACAGGTGTCGCTAAAGATCCTGATGGGAATAGCTTTAGCGATGTCCCTGTTGAGGATATTGTGATCAATAGTATCTCTGAAACAGCTTGTCCAACACGCTAA
- a CDS encoding CBS domain-containing protein has product MNVRDIMSTQLVCISDEANLKDAHSLMQNRGVRHLPVISESDGKLVGILTHKKMISTVMSMIYKYGADALDRKERNQGIQPLMESDFQRLAQDEPLAIVVEYFIDNKLGCLPVVDSEGKIEGIVTSSDFVKLCAELLKSQ; this is encoded by the coding sequence ATGAATGTCAGGGATATAATGAGTACTCAACTGGTTTGTATCAGCGATGAAGCCAATTTAAAAGATGCACACAGCCTAATGCAAAACCGCGGTGTACGACATCTACCAGTGATCTCAGAATCTGATGGCAAACTTGTAGGCATACTGACTCACAAGAAGATGATAAGCACTGTAATGTCTATGATCTACAAATATGGCGCCGATGCGCTAGATAGAAAAGAGCGAAATCAAGGGATCCAGCCCTTGATGGAATCTGACTTTCAACGGTTAGCTCAAGATGAGCCTCTTGCCATCGTAGTTGAATATTTTATCGATAATAAACTAGGTTGCCTGCCCGTTGTCGACTCTGAAGGTAAGATTGAGGGGATTGTGACATCCTCAGATTTTGTGAAACTCTGTGCAGAGCTACTCAAAAGCCAATAA
- a CDS encoding alkaline phosphatase D family protein, translated as MNRSFTRRDFLAMSAKGVGAAVVSYGLMGCSSSDDDDASAIQASFSHGIASGDPSHSAVILWTRVSPSSEGDVKVSWEVATDSGFTDLVTNGEMVTTAERDYTVKVDAIGLDSGTAYYYRFTSGELSSEVGMTRTLPEGAVDSVKLAVMSCANFPAGYFNTYELAAQQDELDAVIHLGDYIYEYARGEYASENAAELDREVLPEGELFLLSDYRTRYGQYRGDASLQKLHAKVPFITVWDDHEVANDTWSDGAENHNEGEGSFDDRKAAALQAYFEWLPIRPWSEGNNEEIYRSFSFGDLVDLHMMDTRVLARNKPLDYADYIDPATQGIDSARFMADVTSTERTMLGQEQLQWLQQSLLTATGKWQVLGQQVLMGRMLLPAAIATQQLSIAEFAELGAIAQIAARAQANDPTLTASEYSFLIANQHRLTPEVMTQLQLPNIPYNLDAWDGYAYEREVILGTAKSKGSNLVVIAGDTHNAWANELSDAGGDTVGVEFATSSVSSPGLEFYLGIPADQQAATEAGVTQMVDGLQYTNLRDRGFMVLTFTAEQVRSDWHFVDTIESTEFSEDMDKRYSAVSQLGSAKIMPA; from the coding sequence ATGAACCGGTCTTTTACACGTAGAGATTTTTTAGCCATGTCGGCTAAAGGTGTGGGTGCTGCTGTTGTTTCCTATGGCTTGATGGGTTGTAGTAGCAGTGATGATGACGATGCTAGTGCGATTCAAGCAAGCTTTAGTCATGGTATTGCCAGTGGCGATCCTAGCCATAGCGCTGTGATCTTATGGACTCGTGTCAGTCCAAGCAGCGAAGGTGATGTGAAAGTAAGTTGGGAAGTGGCAACAGATTCAGGCTTTACCGATCTGGTCACTAATGGCGAAATGGTAACAACCGCAGAGCGTGATTATACCGTGAAGGTCGATGCCATCGGCCTAGACTCGGGCACAGCTTATTACTACCGCTTTACCTCAGGTGAGCTCTCCTCTGAAGTGGGCATGACACGCACCTTACCAGAAGGTGCTGTTGACTCCGTTAAATTGGCGGTGATGTCATGTGCTAACTTCCCCGCTGGTTACTTTAATACTTATGAGCTGGCCGCTCAGCAAGATGAGCTGGATGCAGTGATTCATCTTGGTGATTATATCTATGAGTATGCTCGTGGTGAATATGCCAGCGAGAATGCTGCAGAACTTGATAGAGAAGTGTTACCAGAGGGCGAGCTGTTTTTACTCAGTGATTACCGTACCCGTTATGGCCAATATCGCGGTGATGCAAGTTTGCAGAAGCTTCATGCCAAGGTGCCGTTTATCACAGTGTGGGATGATCATGAGGTCGCAAACGATACTTGGTCTGACGGTGCTGAAAACCATAATGAGGGTGAGGGTAGTTTCGATGACAGAAAAGCTGCTGCTCTTCAGGCCTATTTTGAATGGTTACCGATCCGCCCTTGGAGTGAAGGGAACAATGAAGAAATCTACCGCTCATTTAGCTTCGGTGATCTTGTCGACCTGCATATGATGGATACACGCGTCTTAGCGCGTAATAAACCATTGGATTATGCCGATTACATCGATCCAGCAACACAAGGTATAGACAGTGCGAGGTTTATGGCAGATGTGACGAGTACCGAGCGTACCATGCTAGGTCAAGAGCAGCTGCAGTGGCTACAGCAGAGCCTATTAACGGCTACCGGAAAATGGCAGGTGTTAGGGCAGCAGGTATTGATGGGCAGAATGTTGCTTCCGGCAGCAATTGCCACTCAGCAGTTAAGTATCGCCGAGTTTGCTGAGTTGGGAGCGATTGCGCAGATAGCTGCACGGGCTCAGGCCAATGATCCAACTTTAACGGCTAGCGAGTATAGTTTTTTGATCGCGAACCAGCATAGGTTAACGCCTGAGGTGATGACGCAACTGCAATTGCCTAATATTCCTTATAATTTAGATGCTTGGGATGGTTACGCCTATGAGCGTGAAGTTATCTTAGGCACGGCTAAATCAAAAGGGAGTAATCTTGTCGTTATTGCTGGTGATACCCATAATGCCTGGGCAAATGAGCTCAGTGATGCTGGTGGCGATACCGTTGGTGTTGAGTTTGCAACTAGCTCAGTATCCTCACCAGGCTTAGAGTTTTACTTAGGGATCCCTGCCGATCAGCAAGCTGCAACAGAAGCTGGCGTGACTCAGATGGTCGATGGTCTGCAATACACTAACCTGCGCGACCGTGGCTTTATGGTTCTGACTTTCACAGCAGAGCAGGTGCGTAGTGACTGGCACTTTGTTGATACCATCGAATCTACGGAGTTTAGTGAAGATATGGATAAACGTTATAGCGCTGTTAGCCAGCTAGGTTCGGCGAAAATAATGCCTGCGTAA
- a CDS encoding phosphoribosyltransferase, with translation MSDKRFITAQELLEDSFRLAAQVYESGFRPQFIVGIWRGGAPIGIAVQEYFDFKEVETDHIAVRTSSYYGIGTDKQSKQIKVHGLHYIVENANADDGLLIVDDVFDSGRSIHALMENLSDLMRLNLPKDVRIACPYYKPKNTAVPLKPDYFIHESDEWLVFPHEVSGLTPQELAEGKGDLKNIKELFA, from the coding sequence ATGTCTGATAAACGGTTTATTACAGCTCAAGAGTTACTTGAAGATTCTTTTCGCTTAGCGGCGCAGGTGTATGAGAGCGGCTTTCGTCCGCAGTTTATTGTGGGCATTTGGCGCGGTGGTGCGCCAATAGGTATCGCGGTTCAGGAGTATTTCGACTTTAAAGAGGTAGAAACCGATCACATTGCAGTGCGTACCTCCTCATACTACGGCATAGGCACAGATAAGCAGAGTAAACAGATTAAGGTTCATGGTCTGCACTATATCGTCGAGAATGCTAACGCTGATGATGGGCTTTTGATTGTCGATGATGTTTTTGACTCTGGCCGTAGTATCCATGCCCTTATGGAAAACTTAAGTGATTTGATGCGTCTTAACCTACCTAAAGATGTTCGTATCGCTTGCCCTTACTACAAGCCTAAAAATACCGCTGTTCCACTAAAACCTGATTACTTTATCCATGAGTCTGATGAGTGGTTAGTCTTCCCTCACGAGGTGTCGGGTTTGACTCCGCAGGAGTTAGCTGAGGGTAAGGGCGATCTAAAAAATATTAAAGAGCTGTTCGCTTAA